A single Macaca fascicularis isolate 582-1 chromosome 13, T2T-MFA8v1.1 DNA region contains:
- the C13H2orf15 gene encoding uncharacterized protein C2orf15 homolog isoform X1, whose amino-acid sequence MFGEPVTPRAAFGPVLREPSRSSPPTAACGERAGLSRNQVEETLPLLKNYFHICSAIPMGFSLSKSATQVSAMHMDSKVDDHLIRGTEKSRLEPTTQLFQNTKKIRLEDTNQENFSRIEGTGTRSLSEKALGSVVYIKESDGLEMTDVE is encoded by the exons ATGTTCGGTGAACCGGTTACTCCTAGAGCTGCTTTTGGGCCTGTTTTGAGGGAGCCTTCCAGGTCCAGccctcccactgcagcctgcGGGGAGCGAGCCGGCCTGTCCCG taaTCAAGTTGAAGAAACACTTCCACTacttaaaaattactttcataTTTGTTCGGCTATCCCAATGGGATTTTCACTTAGTAAATCTGCTACTCAGGTATCTGCTATGCATATGGATTCAAAAGTGGATGATCACTTAATACGAGGGACTGAAAAAAGCAGGCTGGAACCAACGACTCAGTTATttcaaaacaccaagaaaatAAGATTAGAAGACACAAATCAAGAAAACTTTTCAAGGATTGAAGGGACTGGCACAAGATCTCTTTCTGAGAAAGCCTTGGGTTCAGTGGTATACATCAAAGAAAGTGATGGACTAGAAATGACAGATGTGGAATGA
- the C13H2orf15 gene encoding uncharacterized protein C2orf15 homolog isoform X2, whose product MSSTLGKLSNQVEETLPLLKNYFHICSAIPMGFSLSKSATQVSAMHMDSKVDDHLIRGTEKSRLEPTTQLFQNTKKIRLEDTNQENFSRIEGTGTRSLSEKALGSVVYIKESDGLEMTDVE is encoded by the exons ATGTCCTCAACTCTGGGGAAGTTAAG taaTCAAGTTGAAGAAACACTTCCACTacttaaaaattactttcataTTTGTTCGGCTATCCCAATGGGATTTTCACTTAGTAAATCTGCTACTCAGGTATCTGCTATGCATATGGATTCAAAAGTGGATGATCACTTAATACGAGGGACTGAAAAAAGCAGGCTGGAACCAACGACTCAGTTATttcaaaacaccaagaaaatAAGATTAGAAGACACAAATCAAGAAAACTTTTCAAGGATTGAAGGGACTGGCACAAGATCTCTTTCTGAGAAAGCCTTGGGTTCAGTGGTATACATCAAAGAAAGTGATGGACTAGAAATGACAGATGTGGAATGA
- the C13H2orf15 gene encoding uncharacterized protein C2orf15 homolog isoform X3, with the protein MGFSLSKSATQVSAMHMDSKVDDHLIRGTEKSRLEPTTQLFQNTKKIRLEDTNQENFSRIEGTGTRSLSEKALGSVVYIKESDGLEMTDVE; encoded by the coding sequence ATGGGATTTTCACTTAGTAAATCTGCTACTCAGGTATCTGCTATGCATATGGATTCAAAAGTGGATGATCACTTAATACGAGGGACTGAAAAAAGCAGGCTGGAACCAACGACTCAGTTATttcaaaacaccaagaaaatAAGATTAGAAGACACAAATCAAGAAAACTTTTCAAGGATTGAAGGGACTGGCACAAGATCTCTTTCTGAGAAAGCCTTGGGTTCAGTGGTATACATCAAAGAAAGTGATGGACTAGAAATGACAGATGTGGAATGA
- the LOC102145675 gene encoding uncharacterized protein has translation MRSSQAPRGKRAHRTLHYRRGKPAGPGPPPETPLAPTDHGRPRATARNIPARSASASPTCGFRSYTRPCEGASWKSAPYDPEQPAGLARDPAPPPEGRPPGAPEQEGRAGIAPRLAACGVVGSPQPAGVLSKGPSGREPDSRQGRRPRSKKSTASHKAPVQMGVPRVTAQR, from the coding sequence ATGAGGTCGTCCCAAGCGCCGAGGGGAAAGCGTGCACACAGAACCCTTCACTACCGGCGGGGGAAACCCGCAGGACCTGGCCCACCGCCAGAGACCCCGCTCGCGCCCACGGACCACGGCCGCCCACGCGCCACGGCCCGCAACATCCCGGCTAGAAGCGCTTCCGCTTCACCCACCTGCGGCTTCCGGTCGTACACACGGCCTTGCGAGGGCGCGAGCTGGAAAAGTGCGCCGTACGACCCCGAGCAACCGGCAGGCCTTGCGCGCGACCCTGCCCCGCCCCCTGAGGGCCGGCCCCCTGGAGCGCCGGAGCAGGAGGGGCGCGCAGGGATCGCGCCGCGCCTCGCCGCCTGCGGGGTCGTGGGGTCCCCGCAGCCCGCGGGGGTGCTAAGTAAGGGTCCTTCAGGGCGGGAACCAGATTCGAGGCAGGGACGCAGGCCACGTTCGAAAAAAAGTACCGCAAGTCATAAGGCCCCAGTTCAGATGGGCGTTCCCCGCGTGACAGCACAGAGATAA
- the LIPT1 gene encoding lipoyl amidotransferase LIPT1, mitochondrial isoform X2 has protein sequence MLIPFSMKNCFQLLCNHQVPAAGFKQTVKNGLILQSVSNDVYQNLAVEDWIHDHMNLEGKPILFFWRNSPSVVIGRHQNPWQECNLNLMREEGIKLARRRSGGGTVYHDMESLPRDQEQCHCQHTFLSEKSFGKGSHSDL, from the exons atgttgaTTCCATTTTCAATGAAGAATTGCTTCCAGTTACTTTGTAACCACCAGGTCCCAGCAGCTGGCTTTAAACAAACAGTAAAAAATGGGCTCATTTTACAGTCAGTTTCCAATGATGTCTATCAAAATCTGGCTGTGGAAGACTGGATCCATGACCACATGAATCTAGAAGGCAAACCAATTCTATTCTTTTGGCGGAATTCTCCCTCTGTTGTAATTGGTAGGCATCAAAATCCTTGGCAGGAATGTAACCTGAATCTAATGAGGGAAGAAGGTATAAAACTGGCTCGGAGAAGAAGCGGAGGAGGAACAGTCTACCATGATATGG AGTCCTTACCAAGGGATCAGGAGCAATGCCACTGCCAGCATACCTTCCTTAGTGAAAAATCTTTTGGAAAAGGATCCCACTCTGACCTGTGA
- the LIPT1 gene encoding lipoyl amidotransferase LIPT1, mitochondrial isoform X1 → MLIPFSMKNCFQLLCNHQVPAAGFKQTVKNGLILQSVSNDVYQNLAVEDWIHDHMNLEGKPILFFWRNSPSVVIGRHQNPWQECNLNLMREEGIKLARRRSGGGTVYHDMGNINLTFFTTKKKYDRMENLKLILRALNAVQPQLDVQATKRFDLLLDGQFKISGTASKIGRTTAYHHCTLLCSSDGTFLSSLLKSPYQGIRSNATASIPSLVKNLLEKDPTLTCEVLMNAVATEYAAYHQIDHHIHLINPTDETLFPGINSKAKELQTWEWIYGKTPKFSINTSFHVLYEQSHLEIKVFLDIKNGRIEICNIEAPDHWLPLEIRDKLNSSLIGSKFCPTETTMLTNILLRTCPQDHKLHSKWNILCEKIKGIM, encoded by the coding sequence atgttgaTTCCATTTTCAATGAAGAATTGCTTCCAGTTACTTTGTAACCACCAGGTCCCAGCAGCTGGCTTTAAACAAACAGTAAAAAATGGGCTCATTTTACAGTCAGTTTCCAATGATGTCTATCAAAATCTGGCTGTGGAAGACTGGATCCATGACCACATGAATCTAGAAGGCAAACCAATTCTATTCTTTTGGCGGAATTCTCCCTCTGTTGTAATTGGTAGGCATCAAAATCCTTGGCAGGAATGTAACCTGAATCTAATGAGGGAAGAAGGTATAAAACTGGCTCGGAGAAGAAGCGGAGGAGGAACAGTCTACCATGATATGGGTAATATCAATTTGACTTTCTttacaaccaaaaaaaagtatgatagaatggaaaatctgaaattaattttgaGAGCTCTGAATGCTGTCCAACCCCAGCTAGATGTGCAGGCTACCAAAAGGTTTGACCTTTTACTTGATGGACAGTTTAAAATCTCAGGAACAGCTTCTAAGATCGGCCGCACTACTGCCTATCACCATTGCACTTTATTATGTAGTAGTGACGGGACGTTCTTGTCTTCTTTGCTAAAGAGTCCTTACCAAGGGATCAGGAGCAATGCCACTGCCAGCATACCTTCCTTAGTGAAAAATCTTTTGGAAAAGGATCCCACTCTGACCTGTGAAGTACTAATGAATGCTGTCGCTACAGAGTATGCTGCTTATCATCAAATTGATCATCACATTCACCTAATAAACCCAACGGACGAGACACTGTTTCCTGGCATAAATAGCAAAGCCAAAGAACTACAAACGTGGGAGTGGATATACGGCAAAACTCCAAAGTTTAGTATAAATACTTCCTTTCATGTGTTGTATGAACAGTCACACTTGGAAATTAAAGTATTCCTAGACATAAAGAATGGAAGAATTGAAATTTGTAATATTGAAGCACCTGATCATTGGTTGCCATTGGAAATACGTGACAAATTAAATTCAAGTCTTATTGGCAGTAAGTTTTGCCCAACTGAAACTACCATGCTAACAAATATATTACTTAGAACATGTCCACAAGACCACAAACTACACAGTAAATGGAATATTCTCTGTGAAAAAATTAAGGGAATAATGTGA